From Daucus carota subsp. sativus chromosome 6, DH1 v3.0, whole genome shotgun sequence, the proteins below share one genomic window:
- the LOC108226403 gene encoding ubiquitin-conjugating enzyme E2 36, which translates to MANSNLPRRIIKETQRLLSEPAPGISASPSEENMRYFNVMILGPSQSPYEGGVFKLELFLPEEYPMAAPKVRFLTKIYHPNIDKLGRICLDILKDKWSPALQIRTVLLSIQALLSAPNPDDPLSENIAKHWKTNETEAVETAKEWTRLYASGA; encoded by the exons ATGGCCAACAGTAATCTCCCCCGCCGAATCATCAAG GAAACTCAGCGGCTTCTCAGTGAACCAG CTCCGGGGATAAGTGCATCGCCGTCGGAAGAGAATATGCGCTACTTCAATGTCATGATCCTCGGTCCCTCACAGTCTCCGTATGAAG GTGGCGTCTTTAAGTTGGAACTGTTTTTACCTGAGGAATATCCGATGGCTGCTCCAAAG GTACGCTTTCTCACCAAAATATATCATCCCAACATTGACAAG CTTGGAAGAATATGTCTTGATATTCTTAAAGATAAATGGAGTCCCGCTCTTCAGATTCGTACCGTATTGTTAAG CATTCAAGCCCTATTGAGTGCTCCAAACCCGGATGATCCTCTCTCTGAAAACATAGCAAAGCATTGGAAAACAAATGAGACTGAAGCTGTTGAAACAG CAAAGGAGTGGACCCGCCTATATGCCAGTGGTGCATGA